Proteins from a single region of Strix aluco isolate bStrAlu1 chromosome 5, bStrAlu1.hap1, whole genome shotgun sequence:
- the LOC141923766 gene encoding histone H1.03-like, protein MSETAPIAAPDIAAAVPAPVKSPAAKKPKKSAGGSKARKPAGPSVTELITKAVSASKERKGLSLAALKKALAAGGYDVEKSNSRIKLGLKSLVSKGTLVQTKGTGASGSFRLSKKSEELKEKAPKKRAAAAKPKKPAIKKPASAAKKPKKAVTAKKSPKKARKPAATAAKKAAKSPKKATKAAKPKKAAAAAKSPAKAKAVKPKAAKPKAAKAKKAPPKKK, encoded by the coding sequence ATGTCTGAGACTGCGCCCATCGCCGCGCCCGACATTGCAGCCGCCGTCCCGGCTCCGGTGAAGTCTCCGGCCGCCAAGAAGCCGAAGAAGTCGGCGGGCGGCTCCAAAGCCCGCAAGCCGGCGGGGCCCAGCGTCACCGAGCTGATCACCAAGGCCGTGTCCGCCTCCAAGGAGCGCAAGGGGCTCTCCCTCGCCGCGCTCAAGAAGGCGCTGGCCGCCGGCGGCTACGATGTGGAGAAGAGTAACAGCCGTATCAAGCTGGGGCTCAAGAGCCTTGTCAGCAAAGGCACCCTGGTGCAGACCAAGGGCACCGGCGCCTCCGGCTCTTTCCGCCTCAGCAAGAAGTCTGAAGAATTGAAGGAAAAAGCCCCCAAGAAGCGGGCGGCCGCAGCCAAGCCCAAGAAGCCGGCGATCAAGAAGCCCGCCAGCGCTGCCAAGAAGCCCAAGAAAGCCGTGACAGCGAAGAAGAGCCCCAAGAAAGCCAGGAAGCCGGCGGCCACTGCCGCCAAGAAAGCAGCCAAGAGCCCCAAGAAGGCGACTAAGGCTGCCAAGCCCAAAAaagcggcggcggcagcgaaGAGCCCGGCCAAGGCGAAGGCGGTGAAGCCCAAAGCAGCCAAGCCGAAAGCAGCCAAGGCGAAGAAGGCGCCCcccaagaagaaataa
- the LOC141923768 gene encoding histone H4 — MSGRGKGGKGLGKGGAKRHRKVLRDNIQGITKPAIRRLARRGGVKRISGLIYEETRGVLKVFLENVIRDAVTYTEHAKRKTVTAMDVVYALKRQGRTLYGFGG; from the coding sequence ATGTCTGGCAGAGGCAAGGGCGGGAAGGGGCTCGGCAAGGGCGGTGCTAAGCGCCACCGCAAGGTGCTGCGCGACAACATCCAGGGCATCACCAAGCCGGCTATCCGGCGCctggcccggcgcggcggcgtgAAGCGCATCTCGGGGCTCATCTACGAGGAGACGCGCGGCGTGCTGAAGGTCTTCCTGGAGAACGTGATTCGCGACGCCGTCACCTACACCGAGCACGCCAAGAGGAAGACGGTCACGGCCATGGACGTGGTCTACGCCCTCAAGCGCCAGGGACGCACCCTCTACGGCTTCGGCGGCTAA
- the LOC141923769 gene encoding histone H3: MARTKQTARKSTGGKAPRKQLATKAARKSAPATGGVKKPHRYRPGTVALREIRRYQKSTELLIRKLPFQRLVREIAQDFKTDLRFQSSAVMALQEASEAYLVGLFEDTNLCAIHAKRVTIMPKDIQLARRIRGERA; encoded by the coding sequence ATGGCGCGCACGAAGCAGACGGCGCGTAAGTCGACGGGCGGGAAGGCGCCCCGCAAGCAGCTGGCCACCAAGGCGGCCCGCAAGAGCGCGCCGGCCACGGGCGGCGTGAAGAAGCCGCACCGCTACCGGCCCGGCACGGTGGCGCTGCGCGAGATCCGGCGCTACCAGAAGTCGACGGAGCTGCTGATCCGCAAGCTGCCCTTCCAGCGCCTGGTGCGCGAGATCGCGCAGGACTTCAAGACCGACCTGCGCTTCCAGAGCTCGGCCGTGATGGCGCTGCAGGAGGCGAGCGAGGCCTACCTGGTGGGGCTCTTCGAGGACACCAACCTCTGCGCCATCCACGCCAAGCGTGTCACCATCATGCCCAAGGACATCCAGCTGGCCCGCCGCATCCGCGGTGAGCGCGCCTGA
- the LOC141923770 gene encoding histone H3 — protein sequence MARTKQTARKSTGGKAPRKQLATKAARKSAPATGGVKKPHRYRPGTVALREIRRYQKSTELLIRKLPFQRLVREIAQDFKTDLRFQSSAVMALQEASEAYLVGLFEDTNLCAIHAKRVTIMPKDIQLARRIRGERA from the coding sequence ATGGCGCGCACGAAGCAGACGGCGCGTAAGTCGACGGGCGGGAAGGCGCCCCGCAAGCAGCTGGCCACCAAGGCGGCCCGCAAGAGCGCGCCGGCCACGGGCGGCGTGAAGAAGCCGCACCGCTACCGGCCCGGCACGGTGGCGCTGCGCGAGATCCGGCGCTACCAGAAGTCGACGGAGCTGCTGATCCGCAAGCTGCCCTTCCAGCGCCTGGTGCGCGAGATCGCGCAGGACTTCAAGACCGACCTGCGCTTCCAGAGCTCGGCCGTGATGGCGCTGCAGGAGGCGAGCGAGGCCTACCTGGTGGGGCTCTTCGAGGACACCAACCTCTGTGCCATCCACGCCAAGCGCGTCACCATCATGCCCAAGGACATCCAGCTGGCCCGCCGCATCCGCGGTGAGCGCGCCTGA
- the LOC141923771 gene encoding histone H4 encodes MSGRGKGGKGLGKGGAKRHRKVLRDNIQGITKPAIRRLARRGGVKRISGLIYEETRGVLKVFLENVIRDAVTYTEHAKRKTVTAMDVVYALKRQGRTLYGFGG; translated from the coding sequence ATGTCTGGCAGAGGCAAGGGCGGGAAGGGGCTCGGCAAGGGCGGTGCTAAGCGCCACCGCAAGGTGCTGCGCGACAACATCCAGGGCATCACCAAGCCGGCCATCCGGCGCctggcccggcgcggcggcgtgAAGCGCATCTCGGGGCTCATCTACGAGGAGACGCGCGGCGTGCTGAAGGTCTTCCTGGAGAACGTGATTCGCGACGCCGTCACCTACACCGAGCACGCCAAGAGGAAGACGGTCACGGCCATGGACGTGGTCTACGCCCTCAAGCGCCAGGGACGCACCCTCTACGGCTTCGGCGGCTAA